In Vibrio japonicus, one DNA window encodes the following:
- a CDS encoding VC2046/SO_2500 family protein, whose protein sequence is MQVHTLDKAVIINELQFGNGISHAVHEGRRADFALILSMFSDDVRDNTPVEKVEEINTTDQLLRQRFELQPPQQLRSDQSSYDISAQQAKLFHDSGLASAKLSHYLKPEVLAYLPEDTHDLPEEVYHNLSGHQRRKLTEAEPKSLMPADLYNQLVAAQRSFQISAQA, encoded by the coding sequence ATGCAAGTCCATACTTTAGACAAAGCAGTGATTATTAACGAGCTTCAGTTCGGCAATGGAATTAGCCATGCTGTTCACGAAGGGCGTCGCGCCGATTTTGCGTTAATCCTGTCGATGTTTTCGGATGACGTGCGAGACAATACACCCGTTGAGAAAGTCGAAGAAATAAACACAACCGACCAACTGCTACGCCAAAGATTTGAACTGCAACCACCTCAGCAGCTGCGCTCAGACCAAAGCTCATACGACATATCAGCTCAACAAGCCAAGCTATTTCATGACTCTGGTTTAGCCAGTGCTAAGCTCAGCCATTACCTGAAACCGGAAGTATTGGCGTATTTGCCTGAAGATACCCATGATCTGCCTGAAGAGGTTTACCACAACTTATCTGGGCACCAACGCAGAAAGTTAACAGAAGCTGAGCCAAAATCATTGATGCCTGCAGATTTATACAACCAATTAGTGGCCGCTCAGCGCAGCTTTCAAATATCAGCACAAGCCTGA